The Rouxiella sp. WC2420 region CTGGCCGATACGCGCCATTTGCGTTAACCCAACGCTATAATCAATCGCGTCGGTGGCACGGCGACGCCCGCCGCCCAGGGCCACCACGCTGAGTCCAAGAGCTCGGGTGTCCATCGCGCCAACAATCCCGGCCCGCTCCGAATACACCATTTTACTCAAGGTTGCCTGAGGCAAATAGCGATCGTAATTTTCAATAAAGTCGATTGGGCCTTTTTGTGCCGCAATCATTCTGCCAAAGATTTCTGCCGCGCGACCGTTGTCCAGCACCGCTTGCAGTTTACCGCGAGCTTCGGCGTCGTCCTTCGCCAGTCCGGCTGATAACAGCATCTCGACACACAGCGCCATCGTCACTTCAAGCAGACGCGGGCTACGATACTCACCGGTGAGGAAGCGCACGGCTTCACGCACTTCAACCGCGTTACCCGCGCTGGAAGCCAGCACCTGATTCATGTCAGTCAGCAACGCAGTGGTTTTACATCCTGCACCGTTGGCGACGTCTACAATGGCCTGTGCCAGATCCTGCGACAGCTCATAGGTTGGCATAAATGCCCCGGAGCCGACTTTGACATCCATCACCAGAGCATCCAATCCTTCAGCTAATTTCTTCGCCAGTATTGAGGCGGTGATCAGCGGAATCGAATCGACCGTGGCGGTAATATCGCGGGTAGCGTAAAAACGCTTGTCCGCCGGTGCCAGCGAATTGGTCTGGCCAATAATCGCCACGCCGACGTCCTGAATAATTTTTCTAAAACGATCGTCATCGGGGAAAATATCAAACCCCGGGATACTCTCGAGTTTATCG contains the following coding sequences:
- the deoA gene encoding thymidine phosphorylase, with the protein product MASVQKTFLAQEIIRKKRDGLPLSEEEIRFFINGVRDSKVSEGQIAALAMTIYFNDMNMDERVALTMAMRDSGTVLSWKHLSLNGPIVDKHSTGGVGDVTSLMLGPMVAACGGYIPMISGRGLGHTGGTLDKLESIPGFDIFPDDDRFRKIIQDVGVAIIGQTNSLAPADKRFYATRDITATVDSIPLITASILAKKLAEGLDALVMDVKVGSGAFMPTYELSQDLAQAIVDVANGAGCKTTALLTDMNQVLASSAGNAVEVREAVRFLTGEYRSPRLLEVTMALCVEMLLSAGLAKDDAEARGKLQAVLDNGRAAEIFGRMIAAQKGPIDFIENYDRYLPQATLSKMVYSERAGIVGAMDTRALGLSVVALGGGRRRATDAIDYSVGLTQMARIGQQIDTQQPLAMIHANSEEAWQQAAEAVRAAVVLSDVAPQDLPVVYRRIS